In the Candidatus Poribacteria bacterium genome, CAGACCGCCAGCTTCCCGATATCTCCGCCGGGGAAGAAGATGGGTTTGACCACATATGAGTCGGTGGTAAAAGCCAATCTTATGCCGTTGAAGCTGAATATGGCTGAATCCTCAAGCCTCTGCAGGATGGGGTTTTGGAGTTTTTTAAGTATCAGATCGCCTATAAGCTCGTGTGTGAGCCTTCCTCCGCTTCCATGTCCTAGAAGCACGCTTTTCATCGGATCACCCCATATTTGTAATATGCCGCGCAGGTTCCCTCGGATGAGACCATACATGCCCCCACAGGCGAGCGGGGAGTGCAGGCTTTGCCGAAGAGAGGGCAGTCCGTCGGCTCCTTAACGCCTCGTAGGATCTGGCCACAGATACAGCCGGGGTGTTCCTTAGTCGGTTCGACCTCGACCTCAAACGCCAGATCGGCGTCCAGCTCGGAGAACTTCCCCCCTATCCTGAGTCCACTCGAAGGGATCACCCCTATACCCCGCCAGTTGGAATCACACACCTCAAATACCTCCTCCATAAGCCTCAATGCCTTCGGATTCCCCTCCGGCCTGACGACCCTATCATACTGGATCTCCACCTCGGCTCTGCCCTCAACTATCTGCCGTAGAAGCATCTCCACCGAGTGCATCACATCTGTCGGCTCAAATCCCGATATCACGCACGGTATGTGGTATCTATGGGCGATCGGTTTATAGGGATTCGATCCGATGATAGTGCTCACATGGCCGGGACAGATAAAGCCGCTGAGCTCCAGATCTTCAGTTTGGACGAGCGCCTCCATAGCCGGGGGGATGATCTTATGGGCGCAGAGAACGTAGAAGTTGCTCAGTCCCTCCTGGTAGGCGATCTTTATGGCTGCGGCGATCGTCGGCGCCGTCGTCTCAAACCCGACTCCCAGAAAGATGACCTTGCGCGACGGGTTGTCTCTGGCCACCTTTAAGGCGTCCAATGTGGAATAAACCACCCTGATGTCGGCTCCCAAGGCCTTTTCCCGCTCAAGCGAGGAGCTTGATCCCGGAACCCTCATCATATCGCCGAACGTCGTTATCGTCACATCGGGAAGCCTGCTCAACGCTATGGCCCTGTCGAGATATTCGTTCGGCGTCACACACACCGGACACCCCGGCCCTGAGATCAACCTGACCTCCTCCGGCATGAGGGATCTGATCCCAAACCGGGCGATCGTCATCGTGTGTGTGCCGCAGACTTCCATCAACGTGGTTCTCTCCCTCAGCGATGAGGAGAGGTCATGTATGATCTCTGAAAGCCTCTTAACGACTTGGGCACTGCGAAATTCCCTCAGATATTCCAGCTTCCTCATCTCCTTTCTCAATCGGAATTAGACCTTTATCCCTGCAGATTATAACCTCTGTCCCCATCTTTCCAGAGAGCCTCTTGATCCTGCTGAGAATGGAGAAAGCCCTGAGACCTATGGCCGGATATGGGCGGTGTTCCTTGGGATCTATTTCGATAGGGATGAGCTCAGCCCTTTCCAGTCTTCGATCTTGGAAGGAACATCTGAGGATAATCCCCTCCCTGGTCCTTGGGGAGCGTTGATCGAAGATGAAATTTCCAAGGCTGTAGCAGATAAGCCCTCCTCTGTATCGCTCGACCCCTTGAACGACATGTGGATGATGGCCGACGACCAGATCCGCCCCCAGATCGATAGCAAGTCGAGCCAGTTTCCTATCCCTCTGCGTAGGTCTATCGACGTACTCCCATCCCCAATGGGCGGAGACCACGATCAGATCGGCCCATCTCCTCGCCATCAGCAGATCTTTCCTGAGTTTCTCCTCGGCTAATACGGTTACCCCGGGTTTATCCTCCCCCGCCTTAACCGTCAGGAAGAAATCCCATGAGTATGCGAGGAAAGCCACCTTGTAGCCTTTAACCGACAGATACGCCGGTCTGGATGCGGAGAGATCATCGAACCCAGCTCCGACATAGGCTATACCTGAATGGGCGAGTATATCCATCGTTTCGAACAACGCCTTTCGACCGTAATCGAAGGAGTGATTGTTGGCCAGCGATACGACATCTATCCCAGCCTCCATCAGCCCCTCAACCGCTTCAGGCACGGCTCGAAATCTGATCTCCTTCTCGGGCATGGGATCGCCGTTTGAGCTTATGACACATTCCAAGTTTGCGAATGTGATATCGGCTGAGCTCAAAAGGATTCTGAGTCTCTCAAACGGGTACGTGGGGCCGAACGATTCGATCTTATCGCCTACTCCACGTGATAGCATAATATCTCCGACGCAGACGAGGGTAAGCGGATCGGACGCTGAAAGGGGAGATATAGGATAAAGGAGGAGAAAAAAAATGGTGCCGAGGAGGGGACTCGAACCCCTACGGGCGAAATGCCCCCCAGATCCTGAATCTGGTTTGTCTACCAATTCCAACACCTCGGCACCCTGTAAGCGATATTAAGTTTATCCTAAAAACCCCTCCGATGTCAAGCGGATACATCTCTCTTCTTCGACCATGCCCGCCGCAATCCCCTATGAAGCGGGATAGGAAAACACGTTGAACGTTCAAACGTTGAACGTTTTAACGTTTATCAGCGGGTCTTGGTTTGTCACGCGGAAGCCCATCCACAAGCGCGTAGAGGCCGTGGTGTCGCAATCCCCTATGAAGCGGGATAGGAAAACACGTTGAACGTTCAAACGTTGAACGTTTTAACGTTTATCAGCGGGTCTTGGTTTGTCACCTAACGCTACTGTTGCCTTACAGCGATATGTCATTTCGTCGCAATCCCCTATGAAGCGGGTCTTGGTTTGTCACTGAGTGATTCAGAGTGGCTAGTGGAAAGCGAAACATGTCGCAATCCCCTATGAAGCGGGTCTTGGTTTGTCACTTAGAATTTTTAGTGGAGGTGCAGTAATGGACGAGGGTCGCAATCCCCTATGAAGCGGGTCTTGGTTTGTCACATAAGCGAGGAGGAGCAAGGACACCTCAGAATCAGAGTCGCAATCCCCTATGAAGCGGGTCTTGGTTTGTCACGGCAACCCGCCAAACGCGAGACTTAACGGCAGGTAACTGTCGCAATCCCCTATGAAGCGGGTCTTGGTTTGTCACATCGAAAGAGACGGCGAACTAGTCAAGGCTGAGGATGGTCGCAATCCCCTATGAAGCGGGATAGGAAAACACGTTGAACGTTCAAACGTTGAACGTTTTAACGTTTATCAGCGGGTCTTGGTTTGTCACAGAGGAGGAGAGAGAATGAGAGGAACTGAGATAATGAGTCGCAATCCCCTATGAAGCGGGATAGGAAAACACGTTGAACGTTCAAACGTTGAACGTTTTAACGTTTATCAGCGGGTCTTGGTTTGTCACCCAGGATCTAGGCTTATCTGAGGCGCAAGTCTTGCAGAGTCGCAATCCCCTATGAAGCGGGTCTTGGTTTGTCACTCAAAGGACAGAAAAACTAGGTGCACCCATGCAGGGTCGCAATCCCCTATGAAGCGGGTCTTGGTTTGTCACTAAATGATGCCTGGGCCCACAAGCTGCTGAAGGCAAGTCGCAATCCCCTATGAAGCGGGTCTTGGTTTGTCACAATTGCCCAGGGTGCGATATCCCTGGGGGGTATGTGGGTCGCAATCCCCTATGAAGCGGGTCTTGGTTTGTCACCTTCACGGTGGCCCGTGACGGCCGGGTCCTGGCAGTTGTCGCAATCCCCTATGAAGCGGGTCTTGGTTTGTCACCAAGAGCATCGAGACGGTACAACTGCACGGCAACATGTCGCAATCCCCTATGAAGCGGGTCTTGGTTTGTCACGGGGATACGTCCCCCTTGACCCCAACGACACTGAGGTGTCGCAATCCCCTATGAAGCGGGTCTTGGTTTGTCACATAAGGGGGTCTTCACCCTCATGGATGTTGTTGCCGTGTCGCAATCCCCTATGAAGCGGGTCTTGGTTTGTCACAATGCTATCCTTCGATTTACTCGCCCACGGTGGGGTGTCGCAATCCCCTATGAAGCGGGTCTTGGTTTGTCACTAGGCCAGGACCCGAGTACTCTAAATGAAGATGCTCGTCGCAATCCCCTATGAAGCGGGTCTTGGTTTGTCACATGGTTGAGATAGGTATAACACCTCCAGTTGGTGTAAGTCGCAATCCCCTATGAAGCGGGTCTTGGTTTGTCACCCCCAGCTCCCAAAAACAAAGAGGAGGTACTACTACCAGTCGCAATCCCCTATGAAGCGGGTCTTGGTTTGTCACGCTCCTGCCTTAATGGCAGGAGGATCTTTGAAAATTGTCGCAATCCCCTATGAAGCGGGTCTTGGTTTGTCACTGGATCAACTTCCTTCCAAAGGTAGACCTTCTCCTTGTCGCAATCCCCTATGAAGCGGGTCTTGGTTTGTCACCTTGAGGAGGGCAAGGGGCTGATATCGTGGAATAGCTGTCGCAATCCCCTATGAAGCGGGTCTTGGTTTGTCACAGAGGAGGTTTTGAGATGATCAAACTAAACGAGGGCGTCGCAATCCCCTATGAAGCGGGTCTTGGTTTGTCACCCAGAGGCTCCAGAAGGCTGGGTTTAAGGCAGTCAGTGTCGCAATCCCCTATGAAGCGGGTCTTGGTTTGTCACGAGGCAACGATTAACAACAACGTGCTCGTTGTCACTGTCGCAATCCCCTATGAAGCGGGTCTTGGTTTGTCACAGAAGAAGGGAAGGAGGGGACGATTTCGTTCATCATGTCGCAATCCCCTATGAAGCGGGTCTTGGTTTGTCACTGAGGGGCGATTGATTGAGACCACAGATATAATCCAGTCGCAATCCCCTATGAAGCGGGTCTTGGTTTGTCACAAGTAGCCGAGAAGGCTGAGGGTTGGGAGTATAACTTGTCGCAATCCCCTATGAAGCGGGTCTTGGTTTGTCACCCAAAAACAAAGAACCGAAATAAGGAGGTTTTGAGAGTCGCAATCCCCTATGAAGCGGGTCTTGGTTTGTCACCAGTTAAGAAACTGCGCTAGCCAGGTGCTCCGGTTGTCGCAATCCCCTATGAAGCGGGTCTTGGTTTGTCACCCTAGAAGAGGGGGAGGGGATGATATCCTTTATTTCGTCGCAATCCCCTATGAAGCGGGTCTTGGTTTGTCACCGTGCTCGTTGTCACTTTCAAACCCGTTAGGCAGTGTCGCAATCCCCTATGAAGCGGGTCTTGGTTTGTCACGTTAAAGAGATAGTAGATATCTGGTTATTTTATAAGGGTCGCAATCCCCTATGAAGCGGGTCTTGGTTTGTCACGAAATAGACGTTAAAGAGATAGTAGATATCTGGTTGTCGCAATCCCCTATGAAGCGGGTCTTGGTTTGTCACAGGTGAGAGAATGATGGTCACGGTAGAGATTGAAGGTGTCGCAATCCCCTATGAAGCGGGTCTTGGTTTGTCACTACGGTCCGGCTCAACGTCAAATCAGATGCCGAGTCGGTCGCAATCCCCTATGAAGCGGGTCTTGGTTTGTCACTATAGAGGAGCATCCAGATCGCACCGACCCAGAATGTCGCAATCCCCTATGAAGCGGGTCTTGGTTTGTCACGTAAAGCGAGGGCCTTCAATAGATGATCTGTGCAACGTCGCAATCCCCTATGAAGCGGGTCTTGGTTTGTCACGCTGAGAAGCTTAAGGAATATCGAAAGTGGCTCTAGAGTCGCAATCCCCTATGAAGCGGGTCTTGGTTTGTCACATCGAGTTCGTACTCAGGTACGGAAGAGGTGCATCTAGTCGCAATCCCCTATGAAGCGGGTCTTGGTTTGTCACCAACAGGAGGAGTCGGTTCTCGAAGTTGAGGATTTTGGTCGCAATCCCCTATGAAGCGGGTCTTGGTTTGTCACGAAATAGACGTTAAAGAGATAGTAGATATCTGGTTGTCGCAATCCCCTATGAAGCGGGTCTTGGTTTGTCACAACGTACTCGTTGTCACTTTCAAACCTGCCAGGCAGGTCGCAATCCCCTATGAAGCGGGTCTTGGTTTGTCACGTGATGGCTCCTACCTTAATGGTAGGAGAGATCTTTGTCGCAATCCCCTATGAAGCGGGTCTTGGTTTGTCACTAGCGGAAGATCCTGTTAGGTTGAATGTAGATGGTGTCGCAATCCCCTATGAAGCGGGTCTTGGTTTGTCACAGGGCTCCGTTATGAGGATCTCGTCCTCCCCCGAAGGTCGCAATCCCCTATGAAGCGGGTCTTGGTTTGTCACAACCGAAATAAGGAGGTAGAGCAATGATCAAACTAAAGTCGCAATCCCCTATGAAGCGGGTCTTGGTTTGTCACTAAGGAACGCGCGACGCATCCACAACAACTACGCCGTGTCGCAATCCCCTATGAAGCGGGTCTTGGTTTGTCACGAAGGAGCTCGTAGACAACCCGAAGGATCCTGTAGAGTCGCAATCCCCTATGAAGCGGGTCTTGGTTTGTCACTCACCCTCCTCAAAGAGGATGAAAACGGCCCCGTAAGTCGCAATCCCCTATGAAGCGGGTCTTGGTTTGTCACCGAAGGGGAGGCAATCGATTTCGAAGGAGGTGTTTCGTCGCAATCCCCTATGAAGCGGGTCTTGGTTTGTCACAGAGCCGGATCCGCAAGGACCGGCTCGGGCAAGAACCGTCGCAATCCCCTATGAAGCGGGTCTTGGTTTGTCACCTCCTGGAGGGCCTGAAATATGGCGGATGTCGCCTTGTCGCAATCCCCTATGAAGCGGGTCTTGGTTTGTCACCAGAAACCTCTCTCCGCACAAACTTGTCGTTCTCGTTGTCGCAATCCCCTATGAAGCGGGTCTTGGTTTGTCACCGAGGCGGCGAAAAGCCAAGGCCGTACAACGAGGTGTCGCAATCCCCTATGAAGCGGGTCTTGGTTTGTCACAGAACCTCCACCCAGTTAACAAAAGAAGAAAGAGAGGGTCGCAATCCCCTATGAAGCGGGTCTTGGTTTGTCACTTTCAAACCCGCTAGGCAGTACTCAGCTGAATGTCTGTCGCAATCCCCTATGAAGCGGGTCTTGGTTTGTCACTGACTACGGTGATCTGGTCCCCCTCCCGACCGGTTAGTCGCAATCCCCTATGAAGCGGGTCTTGGTTTGTCACGTTGATAAACGGGGTGAGACTCTTTATTCGCGATAACGTCGCAATCCCCTATGAAGCGGGTCTTGGTTTGTCACCAAGCATAAGTTTGCGGGGTTTAGGCGATAAGGAGGTGTCGCAATCCCCTATGAAGCGGGTCTTGGTTTGTCACCGGAGGATTCCACCGCTTGGTGAAGACGCCGGTAGAGTCGCAATCCCCTATGAAGCGGGTCTTGGTTTGTCACATTCCAAATGCTTCTCAGAAGGCTCTCTAAAGAAGTGTCGCAATCCCCTATGAAGCGGGTCTTGGTTTGTCACACTCGCGGATGAAGCCGGGAAAAAGATAGTAGACCTGTCGCAATCCCCTATGAAGCGGGTCTTGGTTTGTCACTAAATCTATAAAAAGGGGATGATGAAAATGTATAATGTCGCAATCCCCTATGAAGCGGGTCTTGGTTTGTCACAGCCCATATCAGGAGGGCTTATCGTCAGACGGGACGAAAGTCGCAATCCCCTATGAAGCGGGTCTTGGTTTGTCACTTGGTTACTTGTTCAGGAACCGTTGGAAGATTATCCTTAGTTAGTCGCAATCCCCTATGAAGCGGGTCTTGGTTTGTCACTGGGAGGAGTATGTAAAGCGAGGGCCTTCAATAGATGGTCGCAATCCCCTATGAAGCGGGTCTTGGTTTGTCACGAGGAGGTGTGAGGATGGAAGCCAAAACCCTCATTGTCGCAATCCCCTATGAAGCGGGTCTTGGTTTGTCACAATCACCGTGAAACCGTAAGGAGGTTGGTTTCCCCAAGTCGCAATCCCCTATGAAGCGGGTCTTGGTTTGTCACCTGGGGGTGGCCGCCCAGGGCCTGATGAGCTAGGCCGTGTCGCAATCCCCTATGAAGCGGGTCTTGGTTTGTCACCCGGAACCGGGGAAGTGGTTCCGGCTCTATAAGGACCTGTCGCAATCCCCTATGAAGCGGGTCTTGGTTTGTCACGATTCAAACGGTCTGGATAGAAGTGTTTCCCCAGTGTCGCAATCCCCTATGAAGCGGGTCTTGGTTTGTCACGAAAACCTCAAGTTGATTTTCCCCCTTCCATTAGATTATCGCAATCCCCTATGAAGCGGGTCTTGGTTTGTCACGTAAGGGCTTCAAAGCCCTTGCAAAGAGCCGGGTCCGTCGCAATCCCCTATGAAGCGGGTCTTGGTTTGTCACTCTTCGGAGCAAAACTTTACGATGAACAGCTGCAAAGTCGCAATCCCCTATGAAGCGGGTCTTGGTTTGTCACAGAGTTAGCTGAGAAGCTTAAGGAATATCGAAAGTGGTC is a window encoding:
- the hypD gene encoding hydrogenase formation protein HypD: MRKLEYLREFRSAQVVKRLSEIIHDLSSSLRERTTLMEVCGTHTMTIARFGIRSLMPEEVRLISGPGCPVCVTPNEYLDRAIALSRLPDVTITTFGDMMRVPGSSSSLEREKALGADIRVVYSTLDALKVARDNPSRKVIFLGVGFETTAPTIAAAIKIAYQEGLSNFYVLCAHKIIPPAMEALVQTEDLELSGFICPGHVSTIIGSNPYKPIAHRYHIPCVISGFEPTDVMHSVEMLLRQIVEGRAEVEIQYDRVVRPEGNPKALRLMEEVFEVCDSNWRGIGVIPSSGLRIGGKFSELDADLAFEVEVEPTKEHPGCICGQILRGVKEPTDCPLFGKACTPRSPVGACMVSSEGTCAAYYKYGVIR
- a CDS encoding CapA family protein; its protein translation is MLSRGVGDKIESFGPTYPFERLRILLSSADITFANLECVISSNGDPMPEKEIRFRAVPEAVEGLMEAGIDVVSLANNHSFDYGRKALFETMDILAHSGIAYVGAGFDDLSASRPAYLSVKGYKVAFLAYSWDFFLTVKAGEDKPGVTVLAEEKLRKDLLMARRWADLIVVSAHWGWEYVDRPTQRDRKLARLAIDLGADLVVGHHPHVVQGVERYRGGLICYSLGNFIFDQRSPRTREGIILRCSFQDRRLERAELIPIEIDPKEHRPYPAIGLRAFSILSRIKRLSGKMGTEVIICRDKGLIPIEKGDEEAGISEGISQCPSR